One genomic window of Actinoalloteichus hoggarensis includes the following:
- a CDS encoding choice-of-anchor M domain-containing protein, giving the protein MSVSAQRWRVRAGISGAAVTALIVALMPHGETAQAQDTRPVSSPVRALDVAVVDLVAGELAVGMRIDGAVATSMPEPITLEADRAHARIPSDLAFLGEVGSDVWLMPAATPESAAMPSVSATTSSSPAEAPERSAPAPTTPSREGGSDPAVREIADLVPHAPRLGWDTTGVDVVDVDGGVHWRLTEADGPGEFIAFAESDEGDQRPLFGTLPDLPAGDVLTPGSRGGVNWGFTAPGRYRLDFEVEVTLSSGARAVDETSYRIDIDSLDSAPGAEPDTSLTPPPSREVAEPADVDGQRSRLPAPTASHEPSDDEDVEPSMTTLSSSVLADGHVDIAARLIDDALDISVKDGTVTGVTEWRSFTDVVLHVRPEAQIVVPDSADFGFLGAPGDPAWVLPQAQQSGILWPGWNTEEIADGALAGPLDFSLIDAKGPGRFALFVNGSFGTPDVLFDSGDGTPDSFTVPLGTHAHGNWAFSEEGVYELTLEYAGRLPSGEQVSDRGVLAVAVGDVEPGNVTPPSSGNEPPATDLTNPPPSPDAGGSPGGGEDHGGRKPLASTGATPFPLVVSGVALLVIGALLYGLVGRRRSSGFEDS; this is encoded by the coding sequence GTGAGCGTTTCGGCTCAGCGATGGCGGGTGCGGGCGGGGATCAGCGGGGCAGCGGTGACGGCACTCATCGTCGCGCTGATGCCGCACGGGGAGACCGCGCAGGCTCAGGACACGCGCCCCGTCTCCTCGCCAGTCCGGGCTCTCGATGTCGCCGTGGTGGACCTGGTCGCAGGTGAACTCGCGGTGGGAATGCGCATCGACGGCGCGGTGGCGACCTCGATGCCCGAGCCGATCACGCTGGAGGCCGACCGGGCTCATGCTCGGATTCCGTCCGATCTGGCCTTCCTCGGCGAGGTCGGCTCCGATGTCTGGCTGATGCCCGCCGCGACGCCCGAGTCCGCCGCCATGCCTTCCGTCTCCGCGACGACGTCCTCGTCGCCCGCCGAGGCCCCTGAACGGTCCGCCCCCGCGCCCACTACGCCGAGCAGGGAAGGAGGGAGCGATCCCGCGGTGCGGGAGATCGCGGATCTCGTTCCGCATGCCCCGCGTCTGGGCTGGGACACCACCGGGGTGGACGTCGTCGATGTCGACGGCGGGGTTCACTGGCGGTTGACCGAGGCGGACGGGCCTGGTGAGTTCATCGCCTTCGCGGAGAGCGACGAAGGCGACCAGCGGCCGTTATTCGGCACCCTGCCGGACCTGCCCGCCGGGGACGTCCTGACTCCGGGCTCGCGAGGCGGTGTGAACTGGGGCTTCACCGCCCCCGGCCGCTACCGGCTGGACTTCGAGGTCGAGGTGACGTTGTCCTCCGGTGCCAGGGCCGTCGACGAGACCTCGTACAGAATCGACATCGACTCGCTCGATTCGGCTCCCGGCGCGGAACCCGACACGTCCCTCACTCCGCCGCCTTCCCGCGAGGTGGCCGAGCCGGCCGATGTCGACGGACAGAGATCTCGGCTGCCTGCTCCCACGGCGTCCCATGAGCCGAGCGACGACGAGGACGTCGAGCCCTCGATGACGACTCTCTCCTCCTCGGTTCTCGCCGACGGACACGTCGACATCGCCGCCCGACTGATCGACGACGCCTTGGACATCTCCGTCAAGGACGGAACGGTCACCGGGGTCACCGAGTGGCGATCGTTCACCGACGTCGTCCTCCATGTCCGCCCGGAAGCTCAGATCGTGGTTCCCGACAGCGCGGACTTCGGCTTCCTGGGGGCACCGGGTGATCCCGCCTGGGTGCTGCCGCAGGCTCAACAGTCCGGCATACTCTGGCCGGGCTGGAACACGGAGGAGATCGCCGACGGCGCGCTGGCCGGGCCGCTCGACTTCAGCCTGATCGACGCGAAGGGCCCGGGCCGGTTCGCGCTCTTCGTCAACGGATCCTTCGGCACCCCCGATGTGCTGTTCGACAGTGGCGACGGAACACCCGACTCGTTCACGGTGCCGCTGGGGACCCACGCCCATGGCAACTGGGCGTTCTCCGAGGAAGGCGTCTACGAGCTGACCCTGGAGTACGCCGGGCGGCTGCCGTCCGGGGAGCAGGTCTCCGACCGAGGCGTCCTCGCGGTCGCGGTCGGTGACGTCGAGCCGGGGAACGTCACCCCACCGTCCAGCGGGAACGAGCCGCCGGCCACGGACCTGACGAACCCACCACCTTCCCCCGACGCAGGCGGCAGCCCGGGCGGCGGCGAGGATCACGGCGGCCGGAAGCCGCTCGCTTCGACGGGGGCGACTCCGTTCCCCCTGGTCGTGAGCGGAGTCGCTCTTCTGGTGATCGGTGCGCTGCTCTACGGCCTGGTCGGCCGGAGGCGATCGTCCGGATTCGAGGACTCCTGA